The Falco naumanni isolate bFalNau1 chromosome 14, bFalNau1.pat, whole genome shotgun sequence genome includes a window with the following:
- the LOC121097523 gene encoding gap junction alpha-3 protein-like has translation MPAQLGDGVAFWGVWGGCVWRATVLQGTTARAMGDWSLLGRLLENAQEHSTVVGKVWLTVLFVFRILVLGAAAERVWGDELSGFSCDTQQPGCQNACYDSTFPISHLRFWVLQIIFVSTPSLVYLGHILHLVHLEEKAQQQVAARAGSGARRQRSRQPRLPVGDTRGRVCMRGAILRTYICNVIFKALLEVGFIVGQYALYGFQLKPLYTCSRWPCPNTVNCYISRPTEKTIFILFMLGVACTSLLLNLVEIYHLGLTKCRQGPSPKSCILPSPAGPVGPRGTRATLPGHASPMAAGRRPPSLAPLKKAGAWLGVASGPYRKARAADLAV, from the coding sequence ATGCCCGCCCAGCTGGGGGATGGGGTGGCGTtctggggggtgtggggtggctGTGTCTGGAGGGCAACTGTCTTGCAGGGCACCACAGCGCGTGCCATGGGGGACTGGAGCCTGCTGGGGCGGCTGCTGGAGAACGCCCAGGAGCACTCCACAGTGGTGGGGAAGGTCTGGCTCACTGTCCTCTTCGTCTTCCGCATCCTGGTGCTGGGGGCGGCCGCTGAGCGGGTCTGGGGTGACGAGCTGTCTGGCTTCTCCTGTGAcacacagcagcctggctgtcAGAACGCCTGCTATGACAGCACCTTCCCTATCTCCCACCTCCGCTTCTGGGTCCTGCAGATCATCTTCGTCTCTACCCCCAGCCTCGTGTACCTGGGCCACATCCTGCACCTGGTGCATCTGGAGGAGAAGGCACAGCAGCAAGTGGCTGCACGGGCTGGCAGTGGGGCCAGGCGGCAGCGCTCGAGGCAGCCTCGGCTCCCTGTGGGGGACACACGGGGACGGGTCTGCATGCGGGGGGCCATCCTGAGGACGTACATCTGCAATGTCATCTTCAAGGCTCTCTTGGAAGTGGGCTTCATTGTGGGCCAGTATGCCTTGTATGGGTTCCAGCTGAAGCCCCTCTACACCTGCAGCCGCTGGCCCTGCCCCAACACTGTCAACTGCTACATCTCCCGGCCCACCGAGAAGACCATCTTCATCCTCTTCATGCTAGGGGTGGCCTGCACGTCCCTGCTGCTCAACCTGGTGGAGATCTACCACCTGGGTCTCACCAAGTGCCGGCAGGGGCCCAGCCCCAAATCCTGCATCCtgcccagtcctgctggccctgTGGGGCCCCGTGGCACCCGTGCCACTCTGCCTGGCCATGCCAGCCCCATGGCTGCTGGGAGAcgcccccccagcctggcaccccTGAAGAAGGCTGGTGCATGGCTGGGGGTAGCCAGTGGACCCTACAGGAAGGCACGAGCAGCAGACCTGGCAGTGTGA